Proteins co-encoded in one Neodiprion lecontei isolate iyNeoLeco1 chromosome 3, iyNeoLeco1.1, whole genome shotgun sequence genomic window:
- the LOC107220092 gene encoding serine/arginine repetitive matrix protein 2 isoform X2, whose protein sequence is METGFLNFRDEEHFSGFSLPLDQHDMLEESHSSLMELMQDDFHCNLDSRIDPSAVLWGTEQELNGDMAVLPDSGVATVYPKMEHIKEDFAKMLTDWQEHIGSLQASDLEEDMDVKDMVGLDIDVPKIVAVDVQDNIFETEPSVLKISKGKKNPSSFVKVKIERPDSPQNVDSYATENTKDENWVCPDLKQPKIEGNTTMEYSRPVKLKTNVDRTDVVLKYLKVEKEETNHIGETEMEDCIDVETVSEQVPVLEAGDVKSLLEQFEASEAVTPKSSVSGYGKGGILPGETLAPSKSKSITPAGRSLLSPLKKPAEVVDSTLHQNIMDSLPKEVIDRIKASGRKRVIPLIPAIPTKKCTRSSGTRMQDAAATLSRNKLLKIVTYNTNGNGRVDGLVQLDHDYCSSVGSALRSLESNAEYNGQCNSESDKCALPTKDESLKQTSNNQASVCGNNLETCRIVAGKKISPKYHGGDSWIDQNSKKDSGLESGDVSDASEESPPTTNLSNKAKSNEGTVERQKEQSQDSVLKQSNNVVVNKLSTSKSVIKPSPVHEMKIRSALATSILQLRKGVLTKTKPVLDIGNGRRAGAYMFGIESGNPKVKQMVSVLKKPPVSTSTLISNVNESIVTTTNSSNNEVQNIIVQDLEQQGSGEEEMKKPARRKLNLAEYRSRRDKNRSDNSRTNSPIQPMTLIYIHHVSTTTEPIKDDPENPVWSEREIVSVLKPKAEIEEAKNRPKMPTEDAGIQTNETVFENPAKTNNIINENRTSQVRDRKNRQYRRRRNSSSSSRSRSRSRSKSRSRSTSHRRGATRRRRFSHRRSSVSSTSSWSSRSRSRSRSTSRSLSTSRSRSRSSRSRSRSRSRSRSRSRSRSSRYSSCSRSSSTLRRKPYDTWTDREKQRQVEERRVIYVGRLEEGVLKADLRRRFEQFGPVVDISVHFREHGDNYGFVTFAYKTDAYEAVEHGNDDPMQPSYDLCFGGRRAFCKVKYADLDGIASNSFGGGRSGSKLDQDNSFDLLLKEAQAKLRKRKV, encoded by the exons ATGGAAActggatttttaaattttcgcgACGAGGAACACTTCTCAGGTTTCTCTTTGCCACTTGATCAG CATGATATGCTGGAAGAATCACACAGCTCACTCATGGAGTTAATGCAAGATGACTTCCACTGTAACTTAGACTCGCGCATCGATCCTTCCGCAGTTCTTTGGGGCACCGAGCAAGA ATTGAACGGCGACATGGCTGTATTGCCCGACTCTGGGGTGGCAACAGTTTACCCAAAAATGGAACACATCAAGGAAGACTTTGCCAAAATGCTAACCGACTGGCAGGAACATATAGGTTCACTACAG GCCTCAGATCTGGAGGAAGATATGGATGTGAAAGATATGGTGGGGCTCGACATAGACGTGCCTAAAATAGTGGCTGTTGATGTTCAGGATAACATTTTCGAAACTGAACCATCAGTGTTGAAGATAAgcaagggaaaaaaaaaccccagCTCTTTTGTTAAAGTAAAAATCGAAAGACCAGACTCTCCGCAAAACGTAGACTCTTACGCAACAG AGAATACGAAGGACGAGAATTGGGTCTGTCCGGACTTGAAACAGCCGAAAATAGAGGGAAACACAACTATGGAATATAGTCGTCCTGTCAAACTCAAAACAAATGTGGATAGGACAGATGTTGTGTTGAAATACTTAAAAGTCGAAAAAGAGGAAACAAACCACATTGGAGAGACTGAGATGGAAGACTGTATAGACGTGGAAACTGTGTCTGAACAAGTACCCG TACTAGAAGCTGGAGATGTAAAGAGTCTTCTGGAACAATTCGAGGCATCAGAGGCTGTCACTCCGAAGTCATCGGTAAGCGGGTATGGAAAAGGAGGGATCTTGCCAGGCGAGACTTTGGCCCCCTCCAAAAGTAAATCTATCACACCTGCTGGCAGGTCTCTCTTGTCACCGTTAAAGAAACCGGCAGAAGTCGTAGACTCGACGCTACATCAAAATATAATGGATTCCTTACCTAAGGAAGTGATCGATAGGATAAAG GCATCTGGACGCAAAAGAGTTATACCTTTGATTCCTGCAATACcaacaaaaaaatgtactcGAAGTAGCGGCACTCGTATGCAAGATGCAGCAGCTACGCTTTCTCGTAACAAACTACTGAAAATT GTAACTTATAATACAAATGGAAATGGTAGAGTCGATGGTTTGGTTCAATTGGATCACGATTACTGTAGCAGCGTGGGCTCAGCATTGAGGAGTTTAGAGAGTAATGCCGAGTATAATGGACAATGCAACAGCGAAAGTGATAAATGTGCGTTACCAACCAAAGACGAAAGCCTGAAACAAACGTCGAATAACCAAGCAAGCGTTTGCGGTAACAATTTAGAAACTTGTCGAATTGTGGCGGGTAAGAAAATATCACCTAAATATCACGGTGGAGACAGCTGGATTGATCAGAACTCTAAAAAGGACAGCGGCTTAGAGTCAGGGGACGTGAGTGATGCTAGTGAAGAATCACCACCTACGACAAATCTCTCGAATAAGGCTAAGAGCAACGAAGGAACTGTAGAACGACAGAAGGAGCAATCACAAGACAGCGTCCTGAAGCAGAGCAATAATGTTGTTGTGAATAAACTAAGTACAAGTAAGTCTGTGATTAAACCATCTCCTGTACATGAGATGAAAATACGTTCCGCATTAGCGACGAGTATTCTGCAACTGCGAAAAGGTGTCCTGACAAAGACAAAGCCTGTCCTAGATATCGGAAATGGGAGGAGAGCTGGTGCATACATGTTCGGAATTGAAAGTGGTAATCCTAAGGTGAAGCAGATGGTATCGGTGTTGAAGAAGCCACCCGTTTCAACCTCGACTCTGATTAGTAATGTGAACGAAAGTATAGTCACTACTACGAACAGTTCTAACAACGAAGTGCAGAACATTATCGTTCAGGATTTGGAACAACAAGGAAGTGGAGAGGAAGAGATGAAGAAACCAGCGCGAAGAAAACTTAATCTTGCCGAGTATCGCAGTAGGCGAGACAAAAATCGCAGCGACAATAGCAGGACCAATTCACCCATTCAACCTATGACTCTGATTTATATTCATCATGTATCTACGACTACAGAACCAATAAAAGACGATCCGGAAAATCCTGTGTGGTCAGAAAGAGAGATAGTCTCTGTATTGAAACCTAAAGCTGAAATTGAAGAGGCGAAAAATAGGCCTAAAATGCCTACTGAAGATGCTGGAATACAGACCAACGAGACAGTCTTTGAAAATCCAGCTAAAaccaataatattattaacgaGAACAG gaCAAGTCAAGTAAGAGACAGAAAGAATCGACAATACAGGCGGCGAAGGAATAGTTCTAGCTCAAGTCGTTCTAGATCGCGGAGTAGAAGTAAAAGCAGAAGTAGAAGCACGTCGCATAGACGAGGCGCCACACGAAGAAGAAGATTCAGTCACAGGCGTAGCTCGGTCAGCTCCACTAGCAGCTGGTCCTCTCGTTCTCGATCTAGGTCTAGATCAACATCGCGATCTCTCTCCACGTCTAGGTCACGCTCCAGGTCATCCAGATCCAGATCCAGGTCTAGGTCTAGGTCCAGATCTAGGTCCAGGTCAAGGTCTTCAAGATATTCGAGTTGCTCAAG GTCGTCTTCTACTCTTCGAAGAAAACCATATGACACATGGACTGACAGAGAGAAACAGAGGCAAGTAGAAGAACGCCGAGTCATTTATGTCGGCAGATTGGAAGAGGGTGTTTTGAAGGCTGATCTACGCAGAAGATTTGAACAATTTGGTCCAGTTGTTGATATCAGCGTACACTTTCGGGAACATGG AGATAATTATGGATTCGTCACATTTGCATACAAAACCGACGCGTATGAAGCTGTTGAACATGGGAATGATGACCCGATGCAACCTAGTTATGACCTCTGCTTTGGTGGCCGTAGAGCTTTTTGTAAAGTTAAATATGCAGACCttg ATGGGATTGCGAGCAATTCGTTTGGCGGAGGAAGGAGTGGCTCTAAGTTAGATCAGGATAACTCGTTTGATCTTTTATTGAAAGAAGCTCAGGCTAAGCTACGCAAAAGAAAGGTTTGA
- the LOC107220092 gene encoding peroxisome proliferator-activated receptor gamma coactivator 1-alpha isoform X1 has translation METGFLNFRDEEHFSGFSLPLDQHDMLEESHSSLMELMQDDFHCNLDSRIDPSAVLWGTEQELNGDMAVLPDSGVATVYPKMEHIKEDFAKMLTDWQEHIGSLQASDLEEDMDVKDMVGLDIDVPKIVAVDVQDNIFETEPSVLKISKGKKNPSSFVKVKIERPDSPQNVDSYATENTKDENWVCPDLKQPKIEGNTTMEYSRPVKLKTNVDRTDVVLKYLKVEKEETNHIGETEMEDCIDVETVSEQVPVLEAGDVKSLLEQFEASEAVTPKSSVSGYGKGGILPGETLAPSKSKSITPAGRSLLSPLKKPAEVVDSTLHQNIMDSLPKEVIDRIKASGRKRVIPLIPAIPTKKCTRSSGTRMQDAAATLSRNKLLKIVTYNTNGNGRVDGLVQLDHDYCSSVGSALRSLESNAEYNGQCNSESDKCALPTKDESLKQTSNNQASVCGNNLETCRIVAGKKISPKYHGGDSWIDQNSKKDSGLESGDVSDASEESPPTTNLSNKAKSNEGTVERQKEQSQDSVLKQSNNVVVNKLSTSKSVIKPSPVHEMKIRSALATSILQLRKGVLTKTKPVLDIGNGRRAGAYMFGIESGNPKVKQMVSVLKKPPVSTSTLISNVNESIVTTTNSSNNEVQNIIVQDLEQQGSGEEEMKKPARRKLNLAEYRSRRDKNRSDNSRTNSPIQPMTLIYIHHVSTTTEPIKDDPENPVWSEREIVSVLKPKAEIEEAKNRPKMPTEDAGIQTNETVFENPAKTNNIINENRTSQVRDRKNRQYRRRRNSSSSSRSRSRSRSKSRSRSTSHRRGATRRRRFSHRRSSVSSTSSWSSRSRSRSRSTSRSLSTSRSRSRSSRSRSRSRSRSRSRSRSRSSRYSSCSRSSTPSNSGKGKRSGQRRQPMRNHGPSYYRHRRNSSDSSHSYRSWRRSSSTLRRKPYDTWTDREKQRQVEERRVIYVGRLEEGVLKADLRRRFEQFGPVVDISVHFREHGDNYGFVTFAYKTDAYEAVEHGNDDPMQPSYDLCFGGRRAFCKVKYADLDGIASNSFGGGRSGSKLDQDNSFDLLLKEAQAKLRKRKV, from the exons ATGGAAActggatttttaaattttcgcgACGAGGAACACTTCTCAGGTTTCTCTTTGCCACTTGATCAG CATGATATGCTGGAAGAATCACACAGCTCACTCATGGAGTTAATGCAAGATGACTTCCACTGTAACTTAGACTCGCGCATCGATCCTTCCGCAGTTCTTTGGGGCACCGAGCAAGA ATTGAACGGCGACATGGCTGTATTGCCCGACTCTGGGGTGGCAACAGTTTACCCAAAAATGGAACACATCAAGGAAGACTTTGCCAAAATGCTAACCGACTGGCAGGAACATATAGGTTCACTACAG GCCTCAGATCTGGAGGAAGATATGGATGTGAAAGATATGGTGGGGCTCGACATAGACGTGCCTAAAATAGTGGCTGTTGATGTTCAGGATAACATTTTCGAAACTGAACCATCAGTGTTGAAGATAAgcaagggaaaaaaaaaccccagCTCTTTTGTTAAAGTAAAAATCGAAAGACCAGACTCTCCGCAAAACGTAGACTCTTACGCAACAG AGAATACGAAGGACGAGAATTGGGTCTGTCCGGACTTGAAACAGCCGAAAATAGAGGGAAACACAACTATGGAATATAGTCGTCCTGTCAAACTCAAAACAAATGTGGATAGGACAGATGTTGTGTTGAAATACTTAAAAGTCGAAAAAGAGGAAACAAACCACATTGGAGAGACTGAGATGGAAGACTGTATAGACGTGGAAACTGTGTCTGAACAAGTACCCG TACTAGAAGCTGGAGATGTAAAGAGTCTTCTGGAACAATTCGAGGCATCAGAGGCTGTCACTCCGAAGTCATCGGTAAGCGGGTATGGAAAAGGAGGGATCTTGCCAGGCGAGACTTTGGCCCCCTCCAAAAGTAAATCTATCACACCTGCTGGCAGGTCTCTCTTGTCACCGTTAAAGAAACCGGCAGAAGTCGTAGACTCGACGCTACATCAAAATATAATGGATTCCTTACCTAAGGAAGTGATCGATAGGATAAAG GCATCTGGACGCAAAAGAGTTATACCTTTGATTCCTGCAATACcaacaaaaaaatgtactcGAAGTAGCGGCACTCGTATGCAAGATGCAGCAGCTACGCTTTCTCGTAACAAACTACTGAAAATT GTAACTTATAATACAAATGGAAATGGTAGAGTCGATGGTTTGGTTCAATTGGATCACGATTACTGTAGCAGCGTGGGCTCAGCATTGAGGAGTTTAGAGAGTAATGCCGAGTATAATGGACAATGCAACAGCGAAAGTGATAAATGTGCGTTACCAACCAAAGACGAAAGCCTGAAACAAACGTCGAATAACCAAGCAAGCGTTTGCGGTAACAATTTAGAAACTTGTCGAATTGTGGCGGGTAAGAAAATATCACCTAAATATCACGGTGGAGACAGCTGGATTGATCAGAACTCTAAAAAGGACAGCGGCTTAGAGTCAGGGGACGTGAGTGATGCTAGTGAAGAATCACCACCTACGACAAATCTCTCGAATAAGGCTAAGAGCAACGAAGGAACTGTAGAACGACAGAAGGAGCAATCACAAGACAGCGTCCTGAAGCAGAGCAATAATGTTGTTGTGAATAAACTAAGTACAAGTAAGTCTGTGATTAAACCATCTCCTGTACATGAGATGAAAATACGTTCCGCATTAGCGACGAGTATTCTGCAACTGCGAAAAGGTGTCCTGACAAAGACAAAGCCTGTCCTAGATATCGGAAATGGGAGGAGAGCTGGTGCATACATGTTCGGAATTGAAAGTGGTAATCCTAAGGTGAAGCAGATGGTATCGGTGTTGAAGAAGCCACCCGTTTCAACCTCGACTCTGATTAGTAATGTGAACGAAAGTATAGTCACTACTACGAACAGTTCTAACAACGAAGTGCAGAACATTATCGTTCAGGATTTGGAACAACAAGGAAGTGGAGAGGAAGAGATGAAGAAACCAGCGCGAAGAAAACTTAATCTTGCCGAGTATCGCAGTAGGCGAGACAAAAATCGCAGCGACAATAGCAGGACCAATTCACCCATTCAACCTATGACTCTGATTTATATTCATCATGTATCTACGACTACAGAACCAATAAAAGACGATCCGGAAAATCCTGTGTGGTCAGAAAGAGAGATAGTCTCTGTATTGAAACCTAAAGCTGAAATTGAAGAGGCGAAAAATAGGCCTAAAATGCCTACTGAAGATGCTGGAATACAGACCAACGAGACAGTCTTTGAAAATCCAGCTAAAaccaataatattattaacgaGAACAG gaCAAGTCAAGTAAGAGACAGAAAGAATCGACAATACAGGCGGCGAAGGAATAGTTCTAGCTCAAGTCGTTCTAGATCGCGGAGTAGAAGTAAAAGCAGAAGTAGAAGCACGTCGCATAGACGAGGCGCCACACGAAGAAGAAGATTCAGTCACAGGCGTAGCTCGGTCAGCTCCACTAGCAGCTGGTCCTCTCGTTCTCGATCTAGGTCTAGATCAACATCGCGATCTCTCTCCACGTCTAGGTCACGCTCCAGGTCATCCAGATCCAGATCCAGGTCTAGGTCTAGGTCCAGATCTAGGTCCAGGTCAAGGTCTTCAAGATATTCGAGTTGCTCAAG GTCTTCGACTCCGTCGAATTCTGGAAAAGGTAAAAGGTCAGGTCAACGAAGACAGCCAATGCGCAATCATGGTCCAAGTTATTATAGACACAGGCGGAACTCCTCTGATAGCAGTCACAGCTACCGAAGCTGGAGGAG GTCGTCTTCTACTCTTCGAAGAAAACCATATGACACATGGACTGACAGAGAGAAACAGAGGCAAGTAGAAGAACGCCGAGTCATTTATGTCGGCAGATTGGAAGAGGGTGTTTTGAAGGCTGATCTACGCAGAAGATTTGAACAATTTGGTCCAGTTGTTGATATCAGCGTACACTTTCGGGAACATGG AGATAATTATGGATTCGTCACATTTGCATACAAAACCGACGCGTATGAAGCTGTTGAACATGGGAATGATGACCCGATGCAACCTAGTTATGACCTCTGCTTTGGTGGCCGTAGAGCTTTTTGTAAAGTTAAATATGCAGACCttg ATGGGATTGCGAGCAATTCGTTTGGCGGAGGAAGGAGTGGCTCTAAGTTAGATCAGGATAACTCGTTTGATCTTTTATTGAAAGAAGCTCAGGCTAAGCTACGCAAAAGAAAGGTTTGA
- the LOC107220093 gene encoding exostosin-1 produces the protein MQAKKRYLLLFITCAFLAYCYFGGYRLKSEKWTVKKQEPHEKLPSYLTLNEEFYDKDLKSTGINNLLLVSRNTNQCRMETCFDFTRCRQGFTVYVYPIEDNISPLYQKILNVITESRYYTTDPSRACMFVLGLDTLDRDPLSAEFVHNLPSKLLRLTYWNNGRNHLIFNLYSGTWPDYAEESLSFDLGYAILAKASMSQFKLRPNFDISIPLFGKQHPERGGEPGQAPENHFPTNKKYVAAFKGKRYVHGIGSETRNALYHLHNGKDLVFVTTCRHGKSWRELQDEHCQQDNQEYDMYDYEILLMNSTFCLVPRGRRLGSFRFLEALRAGCIPVILSNGWALPFHERINWEQAVIFSDERLLLQIPDIVRSVSNADILKYRQQTQFLWERYFSSVEKIIFTVFETLRERLPWEGKREGSVWNSSPGALVTLPQFTDSQQELPFSNCEPGNTFTAIIYSQLGSTAVLYRLLRSVAKSKYLDKIILMWNTDIPLPRRPRWQGIRASIHVVAANGISHRFYPQKLMTTSAVLSLDEDATLNTDEIDFAFTVWRYFPERIVGYPARSHYWDDSKRSWGYTSKWTNDYSIVLTGAAFYHRYYNTLYTELLSSTLHKTVAQSQNCEDILMNFLVSHVTRRPPIKVTQRKLYKDTTVAGIRSPWNDPDHFIQRQTCMNTFVAVFGYMPLLRSNMRLDPVLFKDSVSNLRKKYRQIELVSN, from the exons ATGCAAGCAAAAAAACGCTATTTACTGCTCTTCATTACCTGTGCATTTCTTGCTTATTGCTACTTTGGTGGTTATcgtttaaaaagtgaaaagtggACTGTGAAAAAACAGGAACCTCACGAAAAATTGCCTTCGTACTTAACTTTGAATGAGGAGTTTTACGACAAAGACTTGAAATCAACGGGAATTAATAATCTACTTCTTGTTTCTCGTAACACCAATCAATGTCGGATGGAAACTTGCTTCGACTTTACAAGATGCAGACAAGGTTTCACCGTTTACGTTTATCCCATAGAAGACAATATCAGTCCTCTTTATCAGAAGATATTGAATGTCATCACTGAGTCTCGATACTACACAACAGATCCTTCTCGAGCCTGCATGTTTGTATTAGGTCTCGATACCCTCGACAGGGATCCGCTATCCGCAGAATTCGTTCACAATCTTCCGTCCAAATTGTTGCGATTGACCTACTGGAACAACGGAAGGaatcatttgatttttaactTATATTCTGGGACATGGCCGGATTATGCCGAGGAATCGCTCAGCTTTGATCTTGGATATGCTATTTTGGCAAAGGCTAGCATGTCGCAATTCAAATTACGACCAAATTTCGACATATCAATTCCACTATTTGGTAAACAACATCCGGAACGAGGTGGCGAACCTGGTCAGGCACCTGAGAACCATTTTCCTAccaataaaaaatacgtagcAGCGTTCAAAGGCAAGCGATACGTCCATGGTATCGGCTCGGAAACTCGAAATGCCCTATATCATCTTCACAATGGGAAAGATTTAGTCTTCGTAACAACGTGTAGGCATGGCAAATCTTGGAGGGAGTTACAGGATGAACATTGCCAGCAGGATAATCAAGAGTATGACAT GTACGACTATGAGATACTATTGATGAATTCCACATTCTGCCTGGTCCCACGCGGAAGAAGACTGGGCAGCTTCAGATTTCTAGAAGCTCTCCGAGCAGGCTGCATTCCAGTAATACTAAGTAATGGATGGGCTCTTCCGTTTCATGAGCGCATTAATTGGGAGCAAGCAGTAATATTTTCTGACGAACGCCTCTTGCTTCAG ATCCCAGACATTGTGAGATCCGTTTCGAATGCAGATATCTTGAAGTACAGACAACAAACTCAGTTTTTATGGGAACGTTACTTCTCTtctgttgaaaaaatcattttcactgTATTTGAG ACTCTCCGAGAAAGATTACCTTGGGAAGGGAAACGAGAAGGATCGGTATGGAATTCGAGTCCCGGAGCTCTGGTGACGCTACCGCAGTTTACAGACAGCCAGCAGGAGCTTCCGTTTTCCAATTGTGAACCCGGCAACACTTTTACTGCGATAATATACTCTCAGCTCGGATCAACAGCAGTCCTATACCGCCTACTCAGAAGCGTGGCTAAGAGTAAATACTTGGACAAG ATCATACTCATGTGGAACACGGATATTCCTCTTCCAAGGAGGCCGCGTTGGCAAGGAATAAGAGCTTCGATACACGTCGTGGCAGCTAACGGAATATCTCACCGTTTTTATCCACAGAAATTGATGACAACAAGTGCTGTATTATCCTTAGATGAGGATGCTACTCTCAACActgatgaaattgattttgcgtttaccgTTTGGCGGTATTTTCCTGAAAGGATCGTAGGTTATCCTGCAAGGTCGCATTACTGGGACGACTCCAAG CGATCATGGGGTTACACCAGCAAGTGGACCAACGACTACAGTATAGTATTAACAGGGGCAGCTTTCTACCATCGTTATTATAACACTTTATATACCGAGCTGTTGAGCTCGACATTGCACAAAACTGTTGCACAGTCGCAAAATTGTGAAGATATACTGATGAACTTTTTAGTCAGTCATGTGACAAGACGACCTCCTATTAAAGTTACGCAACGTAAGCTATACAAGGATACAACAGTTGCCGGAATCAG ATCTCCCTGGAACGACCCAGATCATTTTATACAAAGACAAACGTGCATGAACACGTTCGTCGCTGTATTTGGATATATGCCATTGCTGCGCTCGAATATGAGGCTTGATCCGGTTTTGTTCAAAGATTCCGTGAGCAACCTGCGTAAAAAATATAGACAGATCGAACTTGTTAGTAATTAG